The following is a genomic window from Desulfobaccales bacterium.
GCGGCACGCCGCCCTCAGGACCCCCGCCCCTACCTCGAGGCCGGCCGGGCCTACGAGGACGCCGGCGACTACCTCAAGGCCCGGGAGCTCTACCAGACCGGCAGCGAGCTCACCGGCGACCCCGCCCTGGCCGCCCGCCTGCAGCACCTGGGCTTCCTGGAGGACTCCCCGGCCCCGGAACCGCCTCCGGAGGTGGCGCCCCTTCTCCCCCAGCCCCACCACCTGGCCGCTTTCCTGAGCCTCTTCGCCGGCCGGGAGGGCGTCTACGCCCGCCAGTGGGTGAGCCCCACCGGCGAGTCCGGCTACACCCCGGTGCACGAGCCCCTCACCGCCAAGGTGGCGGAAAACCACCTCCTGGGCAACCACACCATCGGCGTCTATCCTGTGCGCCTGGACAACACCGTGGGCTTCATCGCCTTCGACCTGGATTTGGCCAAATTCGCCCTCACCCAGGCCCTCCCCAGCCAGCGCCTCTTCGAGAGCCTCATGGCCAAGGTGCATAAGGCCGCCTGCCGCCTCCTGGACCTGGCCGCCGCCCAGGACCTCCCCGCCTACCTCGAGGACTCCGGCTTCAAAGGCCGCCACGTCTGGATCTTCCTGGAAGCCCCGGTGCCCGCCGGCGTGGCCAAAAAGTGCGC
Proteins encoded in this region:
- a CDS encoding CRISPR-associated primase-polymerase type A1, which produces MPEAQELLAQCRNLLAQGRQEEALTLARARQTKDRRDPDLHLAWAELLEELGLPEEALVELHLALRDDPERLELYERLGELYLDRGQPLKAAHLWEGLAARRPQDPRPYLEAGRAYEDAGDYLKARELYQTGSELTGDPALAARLQHLGFLEDSPAPEPPPEVAPLLPQPHHLAAFLSLFAGREGVYARQWVSPTGESGYTPVHEPLTAKVAENHLLGNHTIGVYPVRLDNTVGFIAFDLDLAKFALTQALPSQRLFESLMAKVHKAACRLLDLAAAQDLPAYLEDSGFKGRHVWIFLEAPVPAGVAKKCADLLAARLSPLPPEVTLEVFPKQAHVKPGSLGNLIKLPLGLHRKTGRRALFITPEGRPYDHQLDFLLSVARAPKAAV